Proteins encoded in a region of the Pseudomonas denitrificans (nom. rej.) genome:
- a CDS encoding methanol/ethanol family PQQ-dependent dehydrogenase, with protein sequence MRQLQPFARTVLFTAISLASLGAHAGVTDQDISDSAKRTDQVVVNGINQQGQRFSPLNTLNSDNVKELRPVWALSFGGEKQRGQQAQPLIKDGVMYVTASYSRVFAADARTGRKLWQYDARLPDGIMPCCDVINRGVALYGDLVIFGTLDAKLVALNKDTGKVVWKKTVADYKAGYSISAAPLIAKGKLITGVAGGEFGVVGKIEAYNPTNGELLWSRPTVEGHMGYVYKDGKAVENGISGGEAGKTWPGDLWKTGGAAPWLGGYYDPSTDSLFIGTGNPSPWNSHLRPGDNLFSSSRLALNPEDGSIKWHFQTTPHDGWDFDGVNELVSFDYKDGGKTVQAAATADRNGFFYVLDRTNGKFIRGFPFVDKVTWAKGLDENGRPIYDDAHRPGAPSEGGEKGTSVFVAPSFLGGKNWMPMAYSQDTGLFYVPSNEWGMDMWNENIAYKKGAAYLGAGFTIKPLNEKYIGVLRAIDPKTGKQVWRYENYAPLWGGVLATHGNLVFTGNPEGYLMAFDAKTGKKLYQFNTGSGVIASPITWEMDGEQYVTVLSGWGGAVPLWGGEVAKRIKDLDQGGMIWTFKLPKDLVAKK encoded by the coding sequence ATGAGACAGCTTCAACCTTTCGCCCGCACCGTGCTGTTCACCGCCATCAGCCTGGCCTCCCTGGGCGCCCACGCCGGGGTGACCGACCAGGACATCAGCGATTCCGCCAAGCGTACCGACCAGGTCGTGGTCAACGGGATCAACCAGCAGGGCCAGCGCTTCAGCCCGCTCAATACCCTGAACAGCGATAACGTGAAAGAACTGCGGCCGGTCTGGGCGCTGTCCTTCGGTGGTGAGAAGCAGCGCGGCCAGCAGGCACAACCGCTGATCAAGGACGGCGTGATGTACGTCACCGCCTCCTACTCGCGGGTGTTCGCCGCCGACGCGCGCACCGGTCGCAAGCTCTGGCAGTACGACGCGCGCCTGCCCGACGGCATCATGCCCTGCTGCGACGTGATCAACCGTGGCGTGGCCCTGTACGGCGACCTGGTGATCTTCGGCACCCTCGACGCCAAGCTGGTCGCGCTGAACAAGGACACCGGCAAGGTGGTGTGGAAGAAGACCGTGGCGGACTACAAGGCCGGCTACTCCATCTCCGCCGCGCCGCTGATCGCCAAGGGCAAGCTGATCACCGGCGTGGCCGGTGGCGAGTTCGGCGTGGTCGGCAAGATCGAGGCCTACAACCCCACCAACGGCGAGCTGCTGTGGAGCCGCCCGACCGTGGAAGGCCACATGGGCTACGTCTACAAGGACGGCAAGGCGGTGGAGAACGGCATCTCCGGCGGCGAGGCGGGCAAGACCTGGCCGGGCGACCTGTGGAAGACCGGCGGCGCCGCGCCCTGGCTGGGCGGCTACTACGACCCGAGCACCGACTCGCTGTTCATCGGCACCGGCAACCCGTCGCCGTGGAACTCGCACCTGCGTCCGGGCGACAACCTGTTCTCTTCCTCGCGCCTGGCGCTGAACCCGGAAGACGGCTCGATCAAGTGGCACTTCCAGACAACCCCGCACGACGGTTGGGACTTCGACGGCGTCAACGAGCTGGTGTCCTTCGACTACAAGGACGGCGGCAAGACCGTCCAGGCCGCGGCCACCGCCGACCGCAACGGCTTCTTCTACGTTCTCGACCGCACCAACGGCAAGTTCATCCGTGGCTTCCCCTTCGTCGACAAGGTGACCTGGGCCAAGGGCCTGGATGAGAACGGCCGGCCGATCTACGACGACGCCCACCGTCCGGGGGCTCCGAGCGAGGGTGGTGAGAAGGGCACTTCGGTGTTCGTCGCGCCGTCCTTCCTGGGTGGCAAGAACTGGATGCCCATGGCCTACAGCCAGGACACCGGTCTGTTCTACGTCCCGTCCAACGAGTGGGGCATGGACATGTGGAACGAGAACATCGCCTACAAGAAAGGCGCGGCGTACCTCGGCGCGGGCTTCACCATCAAGCCGCTGAACGAGAAGTACATCGGCGTGCTGCGCGCCATCGATCCGAAGACCGGCAAGCAGGTCTGGCGCTACGAGAACTACGCGCCGCTGTGGGGCGGCGTGCTGGCGACCCACGGCAACCTGGTGTTCACCGGCAACCCGGAGGGCTACCTGATGGCCTTCGACGCCAAGACCGGCAAGAAGCTCTACCAGTTCAACACCGGCTCGGGCGTGATCGCTTCGCCGATCACCTGGGAGATGGACGGCGAGCAGTATGTGACCGTGCTTTCCGGCTGGGGCGGCGCGGTGCCGCTGTGGGGTGGCGAGGTGGCCAAGCGCATCAAGGACCTCGACCAGGGCGGGATGATCTGGACCTTCAAGCTGCCCAAGGATCTGGTGGCGAAGAAGTGA